One genomic segment of Chelonia mydas isolate rCheMyd1 chromosome 1, rCheMyd1.pri.v2, whole genome shotgun sequence includes these proteins:
- the LIG4 gene encoding DNA ligase 4 produces the protein MSSTPTSQSSPKRTVASVVPFADLCSILERIQKCKSRPEKTKYFKEFLDSWRKFHDALHKKEKDVTDSFYPAMRLILPQLERERMAYGIKETMLAKLYIELLNLPKEGKDALKLLNYRTPTGSHGDAGDFAMIAYFVLKPRCPKQGRLTIQQVNELLDSVASNNDAKRKDLVKKNILQLITQSSALEQKWLIRMIIKDLKLGVSQQTIFSLFHSDATELYNVTTDLEKVCRQLHDPSVSLSDVSTMLFSAFKPMLAAIANVQQIEKQMNHQSFYIETKLDGERMQMHKDGDVYKYFSRNGFDYTQQFGASPLEGSLTPFIHNVFKNNIQNCILDGEMMAYNPNTQTFMQKGNKFDIKRMVDDSDLQTCFCVFDVLMVNDQKLGHEILSKRYEILNELFTPITGRIHIVHKTQASTRKEVVDALNEAIDNREEGIMIKDPMSIYKPDKRGEGWLKIKPEYVNGLMDELDLLIIGGYWGKGLRGGMMSHFLCAVAETSPPGEKPSVFHSICRVGSGYTMKELYDLGLKLAKHWKPYHKRDPPCNILCGTEKPEVYIEPCNSIIVQIKAAEIVSSDMYKTDCTLRFPRIEKIREDKEWHECMTLDFLEQLRGKASGKLASKHLDVGDDEPQEKKRKTVPKVKKIIGIMDHFKAPDLSNVNKISNIFEDVEFCVMTGTENHSKSELESKIAESGGNVVQNPGPDTYCVIAGIENVRVKNIISSNKHDVVRAEWLLQCFEKKIFVPWQPAVMIHMSPDTKQRFACEYDCYGDSYTADTEVTQLKEVFSRINNKNDEKIPLDMIADLEERYLWNSSPLCMFRQNTIYLDLYAVVNDPSTKTHGTMLSIRALELRFHGAEIVSQIKEGVSHVIMGEDHTHVKEIKTLRRTFEKKFKILSERWITESIKEGKLQNENPYLI, from the coding sequence ATGTCTTCCACACCTACTTCACAATCTTCCCCTAAACGAACGGTGGCATCAGTAGTTCCTTTTGCAGATCTGTGTTCAATTTTAGAACGAATACAGAAATGTAAATCCCGGCCAGAGAAAACCAAGTATTTTAAGGAATTTTTAGATTCATGGAGGAAATTTCATGATGCTCTTCATAAAAAAGAGAAAGATGTCACAGACTCTTTTTATCCAGCAATGCGACTTATTCTTCCGCaattggaaagagagagaatggcttATGGAATTAAAGAAACCATGCTTGCTAAGCTCTATATTGAACTGCTCAATTTACCCAAAGAAGGAAAAGATGCCCTAAAACTTTTAAATTATAGAACACCTACTGGCTCACATGGAGATGCTGGAGACTTTGCAATGATTGCCTATTTTGTATTGAAACCGAGGTGCCCAAAACAAGGCAGACTGACCATACAACAGGTGAATGAGCTGCTGGATTCAGTTGCTAGTAATAATGATGCCAAAAGGAAGGACCtagtaaagaaaaatattcttcagTTAATAACTCAGAGCTCAGCACTTGAACAAAAGTGGCTGATCCGGATGATTATAAAGGATCTAAAACTTGGTGTTAGTCAGCAAaccatattttcccttttccattctGATGCTACTGAGTTATACAATGTCACAACTGACCTGgagaaagtttgcagacaacTGCATGACCCTTCTGTATCACTCAGTGATGTTTCCACCATGTTGTTTTCTGCCTTTAAACCTATGCTTGCTGCTATTGCTAATGTCCAGCAAATTGAGAAACAAATGAATCACCAGAGTTTCTACATAGAAACTAAACTAGATGGTGAACGTATGCAGATGCACAAAGATGGAGATGTATACAAGTATTTCTCCCGTAATGGGTTTGATTATACTCAGCAGTTTGGTGCTTCTCCCCTCGAAGGTTCATTAACTCCATTTATTcataatgtgtttaaaaataatatacaaaacTGCATTCTTGATGGTGAAATGATGGCCTACAATCCCAATACACAAACTTTTATGCAGAAGGGAAACAAATTTGACATAAAAAGAATGGTAGATGATTCTGATCTGCAGACATGCTTTTGTGTGTTTGATGTATTAATGGTTAATGATCAGAAGTTAGGTCACGAGATACTAAGCAAAAGATATGAGATTCTAAATGAGCTGTTTACACCAATAACAGGCAGAATACACATAGTGCATAAAACACAGGCTAGCACCAGGAAAGAAGTAGTTGATGCTCTGAATGAAGCAATAGATAACAGAGAAGAAGGAATCATGATAAAAGATCCTATGTCCATTTACAAGCCAGACAAACGTGGGGAAGGCTGGTTAAAAATCAAACCAGAGTATGTCAATGGGCTCATGGATGAGCTAGACCTATTAATTATTGGTGGTTACTGGGGAAAAGGTTTGCGTGGTGGCATGATGTCTCATTTTTTGTGTGCTGTTGCTGAGACTTCCCCTCCTGGTGAAAAACCATCTGTCTTTCATTCTATTTGTCGTGTTGGTTCTGGTTACACTATGAAGGAGCTATACGATCTTGGTTTGAAATTGGCCAAACACTGGAAGCCTTACCATAAAAGAGATCCTCCTTGTAATATTTTATGTGGAACTGAGAAGCCTGAAGTTTACATCGAGCCTTGTAACTCAATCATAGTTCAGATTAAGGCAGCGGAGATCGTTAGTAGTGATATGTACAAAACTGATTGCACTTTGCGATTCCCTCGAATTGAGAAAATAAGAGAGGACAAAGAGTGGCATGAATGTATGACTTTGGATTTCTTAGAACAGCTCAGAGGTAAAGCATCAGGGAAGCTAGCATCTAAGCACCTTGATGTGGGTGATGATGAACCACAAGAAAAGAAACGGAAAACTGTACCAAAGGTAAAGAAAATAATTGGAATAATGGATCATTTTAAAGCCCCTGATCTTTCCAATGTAAATAAGATTTCtaatatatttgaagatgttGAGTTTTGTGTTATGACTGGAACAGAAAACCATTCAAAATCTGAACTGGAAAGTAAAATAGCAGAAAGTGGTGGTAATGTGGTACAAAACCCTGGACCAGACACTTACTGTGTTATTGCAGGAATTGAGAATGTCAGAGTAAAAAATATTATATCTTCCAACAAGCATGATGTTGTGAGAGCAGAGTGGCTTTTAcagtgttttgaaaagaaaatatttgtaccATGGCAGCCTGCCGTCATGATTCACATGTCTCCAGACACAAAACAACGTTTTGCATGTGAGTATGATTGTTATGGTGACAGCTACACAGCAGATACAGAGGTGACCCAATTAAAGGAAGTATTCTCaagaattaataataaaaatgatgagAAGATACCTCTGGACATGATTGCTGACTTAGAAGAACGTTATCTGTGGAATAGCTCTCCACTCTGTATGTTCAGGCAAAATACCATTTATCTGGACCTTTATGCTGTGGTTAATGACCCCAGTACCAAGACCCATGGAACAATGCTATCAATTAGGGCTTTGGAGCTCCGTTTTCATGGAGCAGAAATAGTCTCGCAGATAAAGGAGGGTGTGTCCCATGTAATTATGGGAGAAGATCATACCCATGTAAAAGAGATAAAAACACTTAGGAGAACATTtgagaaaaaatttaaaatcctATCTGAGCGGTGGATAACAGAGTCAATAAAGGAGGGGAAGTTACAGAATGAAAATCCATACCTAATTTAA
- the ABHD13 gene encoding protein ABHD13, producing MEKSWMLWSFVERWLLALASWSWGLCRISLLPLIVTFHLYGGITLLMLIFVSIAGILYKFQDVLLYFPEQPSSSRLYVPMPTGIPHENIFIKTKDGVLLNLILLRYTGDNAVYSPTIIYFHGNAGNIGHRLPNALLMLVNLKVNLLLVDYRGYGKSEGEASEEGLYLDSEAVLDYVMTRSDLDKTKIFLFGRSLGGAVAVHLASENSHRISAIMVENTFLSIPHMASTLFSFFPMRYLPLWCYKNQYLSYRKISQCRMPSLFISGLSDQLIPPVMMKQLYELSPSRTKRLAIFPEGTHNDTWQCQGYFTALEQFIKEVIKSHSPEEMAKTSSNVTII from the coding sequence ATGGAAAAGTCATGGATGCTTTGGTCCTTTGTTGAAAGGTGGCTACTGGCTTTGGCATCATGGTCTTGGGGTCTCTGCCGTATTTCTCTTTTACCTTTGATAGTAACTTTTCATTTATATGGCGGCATTACTTTACTTATGTTAATATTTGTATCCATAGCAGGTATACTATATAAATTCCAGGATGTACTGCTTTACTTCCCAGAACAGCCCTCTTCTTCACGCCTTTATGTTCCTATGCCTACCGGTATACCACATGAAAACATCTTCATCAAAACCAAAGATGGAGTTCTTCTCAATCTTATTCTGTTGAGATACACTGGGGACAATGCAGTGTATTCTCCTACTATCATTTATTTTCATGGAAACGCAGGCAACATTGGTCACAGGTTACCAAATGCTTTGCTGATGCTGGTAAACCTGAAAGTAAACTTGCTGCTGGTTGATTATAGAGGTTATGGAAAAAGCGAAGGAGAAGCAAGTGAAGAAGGTCTATACTTAGATTCTGAGGCTGTGCTAGACTACGTGATGACTAGGTCTGACCTtgataaaacaaaaatctttctcTTTGGCCGTTCCTTGGGGGGAGCAGTGGCTGTTCATTTAGCTTCTGAAAATTCCCATAGGATTTCTGCCATAATGGTGGAGAACACATTTCTTAGCATTCCACATATGGCCagcactttgttttctttcttcccaaTGAGATATCTTCCTTTGTGGTGCTACAAAAATCAATACCTGTCCTACAGAAAAATCTCTCAGTGCAGAATGCCTTCTCTTTTCATCTCTGGGCTATCTGACCAGTTAATTCCGCCAGTTATGATGAAGCAGCTTTATGAATTATCCCCATCTCGGACAAAGAGATTGGCCATATTTCCAGAGGGAACTCATAATGACACTTGGCAGTGTCAGGGTTATTTCACTGCACTTGAACAGTTCATCAAAGAAGTAATAAAGAGTCACTCCCCTGAAGAAATGGCAAAAACATCATCTAACGTAACAATAATATAA